The following nucleotide sequence is from Rubrobacter radiotolerans DSM 5868.
CCCGTATGGGGCAGCTGCGCCTCCGCCAAACGCGGTATTGAAACAACTGATATAAGCAGCCTAAGATGGAGACGTCGGGCAAGGGCGCGGGCGCTTCCGATAGCCACAAAACCCGAAGGCGACAAGGAGGACGCTATGAGATGGACTTTGCCTCTGGTCCTGATCTCCACGGCGGTGGTGATGCTGTTCAGCTCCGCCACGCAGGCTCAGGAGAGCGTAACGGTGTCGATCGGGGACTTCTACTTCGACTCGGCCGCGCTGACGGTCGAGCCGGGGACGACGGTCACCTGGACCAACGTGGGGCAGGCCCCGCACAACGTCACCTCGACCGACGGCGGGCCGCTGGCCTCCGGGACCCTGCAGAACGGCGGGACCTACTCGTACACGTTCGAGGAGCCGGGAAGCTACGCGTACTTCTGCTCGATCCACCCGAACATGGTTGGTAGCGTAACGGTGACGGACGGGGGCGGCGCTTCGGACGACGCCTCCTCGCAGAGCTACGGCGACTCGGACGACGGGAGCATGCTTCCCTCGACCGGAGGGATCTCGCTGACCGTCGCGCTCGCCGCGCTTCTGGTAGGCGCGGGGCTTCTCGGCCGAACCCTTCTCCGGCGGCGCGTCCCGTAGTCCGCAGGCGCGGCGACACAAGAGAAGACCGGCTGCGCCGCGGCCGGACAGAGTGAAACAGAAACAACACAGAAAAGATTGAGAAGGAGCCCGCGCCCTTCCGGTCTTCGCCGCGAAGCCCGGACGAGCGAGCGGGGCGGCCGGTCTTTCGCGCCGGGAACCGCCTTCGCGCCCTGTATAATGGCGACGAACAGCTCTTGGAGTTCTCTGGCGTCGTCGACAGGAGGAAGCTTGGCCCGCTGGCATTTCATGCAACCGGATGGCGAGGCCGTGCTCTCGCTGAAGAGCCGGGCCGGGCTCGACGAGCTCTGCGCCCGGGTGCTCGCCAACCGGGGCGTGAGGCCGGAGGAGGCGGAGGGCTTCCTCTCCCCGACGCTCGCCGCCGTGAAGCCCCCCGACGAGGAGCCCTGGCGCGTCGCCGCCCGGCGCATCGCAAGGGCTGTGAAGGACGGGGAGCGGATCGGCATCTTCGGCGACTACGACACCGACGGGATCACCTCGGCCTCGGTCCTCTACCTCGCGCTCGGGCACTACACGTCAAACGTGATCGTCGGGCTTCCGACGCGCCAGACGGGCTACGGGCTCCTCGAACCCTACGTGCGGGACATGTTCGCCGAGGGAGTGGACCTCCTCGTAACCTGCGACTGCGGCATCTCGAACTGGCGGGAGGTCGAGGTAGCGCGGGAACTCGGGATGGACGTGATCGTCACCGACCACCACCTCCCTCCGGAGAAGACGCCGGAGGCCGCCGTCGCCGTACTCGACCCGAAGCTCTGGGACGCCGACGACCCCCTGGCGGGCGTCGGGGTTGCGTGGAAGCTCGCCTGGGCCGTCGCCCGCGAGCTTGGCGACGCGGACGCCCGGCGCAGGCTCGGTAGGCTCCTCGACTTTGTCGCGGTCGGGACGGTCGTGGACATCGCGCCCCTGCGGGGCGATAACCGCGCCCTCGCGCTCGCGGGACTCAGGTACCTGAACAAGACGCTCGGCGCGCGGGTCGCCCGGCCGGGGCTCGCCGCGCTCGTGCAGGTCGCCGGGGTGCGGGGGGAGCTCGACGAGGGGGACCTCGGGTGGAAGCTCGGGCCGCGCATAAACTCCATCGGACGAATAAAGAACCCCCGTC
It contains:
- a CDS encoding cupredoxin domain-containing protein, with protein sequence MRWTLPLVLISTAVVMLFSSATQAQESVTVSIGDFYFDSAALTVEPGTTVTWTNVGQAPHNVTSTDGGPLASGTLQNGGTYSYTFEEPGSYAYFCSIHPNMVGSVTVTDGGGASDDASSQSYGDSDDGSMLPSTGGISLTVALAALLVGAGLLGRTLLRRRVP
- a CDS encoding single-stranded-DNA-specific exonuclease RecJ — protein: MARWHFMQPDGEAVLSLKSRAGLDELCARVLANRGVRPEEAEGFLSPTLAAVKPPDEEPWRVAARRIARAVKDGERIGIFGDYDTDGITSASVLYLALGHYTSNVIVGLPTRQTGYGLLEPYVRDMFAEGVDLLVTCDCGISNWREVEVARELGMDVIVTDHHLPPEKTPEAAVAVLDPKLWDADDPLAGVGVAWKLAWAVARELGDADARRRLGRLLDFVAVGTVVDIAPLRGDNRALALAGLRYLNKTLGARVARPGLAALVQVAGVRGELDEGDLGWKLGPRINSIGRIKNPRPALDLMLTDDRRLAFRIASELNQLNGDRQRRTQAAVARALEEVNPEQDFKVVVTEEVGGLAGLIAGRVASAAGRPTAILTRRADGSYGGSARAGETDVDLYGALHEAREFLDQWGGHRKAAGLSVRPGLLDPFVERVNREVRRQVEADPEVLEPPIEVDAEVRLEDLRNGFLDWHERLAPFGSGNHKPVFAASGLRVLSAREIWPGMHLLTLEGGTKAKLPCDPQVLPEGPFDAVFTAGRSRYSGEAEVEIADWRG